Sequence from the Fusobacterium sp. IOR10 genome:
AAGAAAGAATTAATTTAATAAAATCACAAATTGAAAAAACTACATCTACATATGATGTGGATAAACTAAAAGAAAGAATTGGTAAACTTTCTGGAGGTGTAGCAGTTATTAAAGTTGGAGCTGTTACTGAAACTGAAATGAAAGAAAAGAAATTAAGAATAGAAGATGCTCTTAATGCTACAAAGGCTGCTATTGAGGAAGGTATTGTCCCTGGTGGAGGTATTGCTTTCTTAGAAATTTTCAAATCTCTTGAAAACTTTAAATTAGAAGGAGAAGAAGAAATGGGTGTTAATATTATAAAGAAGGCTCTTCTTGCACCTTTAAAACAAATAGCTTCAAATGCTGGAATAAACGAAGGAGTTGTTGTTGAAAAAATAAAATCTTTACCTGAAGGATACGGATTTAATGCAGCTACAGAGGAATACATCCATATGATTGATAATGGAATTATTGACCCTGCAAAAGTAACTAGATCTGCTATTCAAAATGCTGCTTCAATAGCTTCTCTTATATTAACTACTGAATCTTTAGTTGTTGAGAAAAAAGAAGATAAAAATAATTTGCCTAACACACCTATGCAAAATATAATGTAATTAACTTAGCAAAGATACTTTTAGTATCTTTGCTTTTTTTTTAAAATTTATTGACTTTTTTTATTTATTTTGATATAATTCAAAGGCAACATTACAAATTGGGATGTCGCCAAGCGGTAAGGCATCGGACTTTGACTCCGTTATGCGTTGGTTCGAATCCAGCCATCCCAGCCATATATAAAATTATAAACCACTATATTAGTGGTTTTTTTTATATAAATAAAAAAACTAGTTAGCATATAAAAATACTAACTAGTTATCTATAAATCTTAAAGTTCAATTAAATTAAGTTCAGCCATTTCTCTAAAAATAACATCAATTTTTTTCAATTGAGACAATCTATTCATTTTTATTTCTTCATTTTTATCGTTAACCATTACATTATTAAAATATTCATTGATTATATCCTCACTGCTTAGGACAACTTCTAAATATCCTCTATAATCTTTATCTGATAATTTTCTCTCTAAAGAAATTGTTAATCCATTTACAAAATTGTATAATTCTGTTTCAACTTTTTCTTTAAATAATTCTTCATTAACCTCTGTATCCATGTGAGATTTTGTAATATTTCCTACTCTTTTTATTATAGATATTACATTTTTAAATTTAGAATCTTTCATTTCTTCTGTTATAACTTTTATTCTTTCCTCTGTATCAACTACATTATTCCAAGATGTTTTTACAACTGCTAATACAACATCTCTTCTGTAACCTAAATCAGAAAAAACATTTATAACTCTTTGTTTTAAAAAGTCTAAAACTTCCTTTTCCAAGTCTTTTTTATCTTTCTTTAAAATTCCTGCTTCATCTAAAATTTCAATGGATATTTCCACTAAATCCTTTAAAGAAACATTTAATTTAGAATTTAGAATTATATTAACTATTGCTAAAGATGCTCTTCTTAGAGCAAATGGATCCTTTGAACCTGTTACAACAACTCCAACTCCTAAACATCCTACTAAAGTATCTAATCTATCACATATTCCTGTAACAATTCCCTCTTTAGTTGTTGGCAATTTATCCCCTTTAAATCTAGGGAAATAATGTTCTTCTATACCCTTTGCAACTGTTTCTTTTTCTCCATTTTTAAGAGCATAATCAGCTCCAATAAATCCTTGAAGCTCTGTAAATTCTTTTTCATTTATCATATTTGAAACAAGATCTGCTTTACATAGACTTATTGTTCTTTTGATATTTTTTTTATCTTCAGCATATCCTAATTTTTCAATTAATAAATCTGCTATTTTAGAAACTCTTTCCATCTTAGAATATATAGTTCCTAAATCTTTTTGGAAAACAACTGTTTTTAATTTTTCTATATTGTCTTCAAATGGTTTCTTTAAATCCTCTTGATAGAAAAATTTTGCATCTGCAAGTCTTGCTGATAAAACTTTTTCATTTCCTAATTTTACTTTTTCTGAATATGAAATACCATTTCTAACTACTACAAATTTAGGTAATAATTTTCCATTTTTATCTAGAATTGGGAAATATCTTTGATGAACTTCCATTGATATTATTAAAACTTCTTGTGGAACCTCTAAGAAATCTTTATTAAATGTTCCAACTATAGGATAAGGATATTCAACTAAATTTGCAACTTCATTTAATAAATTTTCATGAACTAAAACTTGCTCATCTTCTTTAGTACAATTTTGGTTTATCATATCTTTAATCATTTTTTTTCTTTCTTCAATATCAATAATTACGTTGTTTTCTCTTATTTTTTTCAAATAATCGTCAACACTGGAAATTTCAAATTTTTCACCAAAAAATCTATGTCCTCTTGATTCTAAAGAACTTTTTATTCCTTCAATTTCAAATTCCACAAGTTCATTATCACAGATAGCTAAAAACCATTGAATAGGTCTTGCAAATCTAAAGTTTTTATCTCCCCATTTCATTGATTTTGGAAATTCCAATTCACATACTAATTCTTTTAGTAGATCTGGTAATATTTTTTTTGTTTCAATTCCCTTTGAAAATTTTCTTGCTGCTATATATTCACCTTTTTTTGTTTCAATTATTTCTAAATTTTTTGGATCTACACCTTGAGATTTGGCAAATCCCATTCCTGCTCTAGATATTTCCCCAGATTCATCATAGGCAACTCTTTTAGCTGGTCCCATATTTAAGACATCTAAATCTTCTTGCTTTTCTAATAAATCTTCAACTAATACAACTAGTCTTCTAGGTGTTCCATATATTTTAACTTCTTTATATTTTATTCTTTTCTCTTTTAATTTTTTTTCTAAATTTAATTTTAAACTATTTAATGCATTTACTAGAAATCTAGCTGGATTTTCTTCCATACCTATTTCAAACAATAGTCTCATTTTATTCCTCCAATACAAATTATTTATTTTTCTTCAACAAAGGATATCCTAATTTTTTTCTATTTTCCACATAAATTTCTGCACATTTTTTAGCTAAGTCTCTAACTCTTAAAATATATGCCATTCTTTCTGTTGTTGAAATAGCCCCTCTTGAATCTAAAACATTAAATGTGTGAGAACATTTTAAAACAAAATCATATGCAGGTAAGACTAACCCTTCATCTAAAATTCTCTTTGCCTCTAATTCATATTCATCAAACCATTTAAAGTATGAATCTAAATTAGCCAATTCAAATGAATATTTTGAATTTTCAAATTCATATTGATATCTCATATCTCCGTATTTAACATCTTCTGTCCAATCTAAATCATAAACATTTGATTTATCTTGAATATATAGTGCTATCCTTTCTAGTCCATAAGTAATTTCAACTGGAACTATTTCAAGTTCTAGTCCTCCAACTTGTTGAAAATAAGTAAATTGAGTGATTTCCATTCCATCTAACCATACTTCCCAACCAAGTCCCCAAGCTCCTAAAGTTGGTGATTCCCAGTCATCTTCTACAAATCTTATGTCATGTTCTTCAGGTATTATTCCTAAAAGTCTTAAACTTTCTAAATATAACTCTTGTATATCTCCTGGAGAAGGTTTCATTATAACTTGAAATTGATGATGTTGATAAACTCTATTTGGATTTTCACCATATCTTCCATCTTTAGGTCTTCTTGATGGCTCCACATAAGCAGTTTTCCATGGTTCTGGTCCCAAAGACATTAAAAATGTGTTTGGATTAAATGTACCTGCTCCTGTTTCAATGTCATAAGGATTTCCCAAAACACACCCCTTAGCTCCCCAATAATCTTGAAGAGTTCTTATTATCTCTTGAAATGTCATTTTCTTGCCTCCATTTTATATTTTTATTTTTCAGATTTATGATCTTTTTTTAAAAACATATCTAAAATTATTAAAGCAACTCCTATATTAATATAAACATCTGACATGTTAAATACAAAGCTCCAAATTCCACGAAAATCAATCATATCAACTACGTATCCTCTGAAAACCCTATCTATCATATTCCCAATAGCACCACTAACAATTAATAAATAAGATACATTTTCAATTTTTTTATTTTCTTTAAAAGTTCTAATAAAATAAATTAAAAGTAATATGATTGCTAAAACTGTAATTACACTGATTATATTTATCTTTCCTTGAAATACACCAAAAGCTATTCCTCTATTTTGGACATATGTTATATGGAAAAAATTTGGTATTATTTCTAATGTATCACCTAGAAACATACTATTATCAACTAAAAATTTAGTTAGTTGGTCTATTAAGACCAACATAACTATTCCAATCATATATATATACATATTTTATTCTCCTAAAACTGAAGCACATCTAGGACAAAGAGTTGGATGATTAGGATTTTCTCCTATTTGTTGTGAATATTTCCAACATCTTTCACATTTTTCCCCATCTGCATGAAGAACTTTTACAAATAATTCAATTTCATCATCTTTAACAAATGTTTCATCTGTTTCATCTGCATATTCTAATTGAGAAACAATAAATACCATTTCTAATAATTCTTGATTTTCTTTAATGAATTTCTTTAAAGTTTCATCAGAAGTTGAAATTAATACTTTTGCATCTAAAGCGTTTCCAATTATTCTATCTTGTCCTTGTCTTGCTTTTTCAAGATATTTATTTACTGCTTTTCTTAATTTTATTACATTATCCCATTTACTTGATAACTCTTCATTTAAATATTCATCATTATTTTCAAACCATTTAGTTAAATGAACAGATTCTTGATCCTTGTCGTGTTCTGGTAATTTAGTCCAAATTTCCTCTGCTGTGAAAGAAAGAATTGGTGAAACCATTTTAACTAAACAAACTAAGATTTCATTCATTACTGTTTGAGCTGCTCTTCTGTCAACTGAATTTGAATTTTCTGTGTATAGTCTATCTTTAATTATATCTAAATAGAAAGCAGACATATCTATTCCTGCAAAATAATGAATTGCTTGGAATAAGTTATAGAATTCATATTTTTCATAATTTTCTGTAACTTGTCTTTTTAATACTTCTAATTTATGTAATGCCCATTTATCAACTTCATGTAATTTATCATAAGAAACTGCATCTACACTTGGATCAAAATCAGAAGTGTTTCCTAAAATATATCTTGCTGTATTTCTAACTCTTCTATAAGCTTCAGCCATTTGTTTTAAAATGTTATCTGAAATTTTAATGTCGTCTCTGTAATCTACAGAAGCACACCAAAGTCTTAAAATATCTGCTCCGTAAACTTTTATTACATCCTCTGGAGACACTGTATTTCCAACTGATTTAGACATTTTTCTTCCGTCTCCATCATTAACAAATCCATGAGTTAATATCTTTTTAAAAGGAGCATCAAAAGTTGACCCTGCAGATGTTAAAAGAGATGTTTGGAACCATCCTCTATGTTGATCTGAACCTTCTAAGTATAGGTCAGCTGGTCTACGTAACATTTTTCCTCTTGTTTCTAAAACTGATCTGTGAGAAACTCCTGAATCAAACCAAACATCCATGATATTTGTTTCTTTTATAATTTCTTTTCCTACTAAATCATATTTAGCAAGTAATTCTTCACCTATTAATTCTTCTGCAGAATATTTAACCCAAGCTGCTGAACCTTCTTCTTTAACAATTCCAACAACTCTGGCTAATATTTCTTGATTAAATAATACTTCTTCATCAACATAGAATACTGGAATATGAACTCCCCAAGTTCTTTGTCTTGAAATACACCAGTCAGGTCTTGACTCAAGCATTGATCCAATTCTATTTCTTCCCCAAGATGGTAAAAATTCTACTTTATCTAATAAGTCTAAAGCTCTTTGTCTTAGGTCTGAATCTCCTTCTGTTTTTACAAACCATTGAGGTGTTGCTCTAACAATTATAGGAGTTTTTGATCTCCAATCATGTGGATATGAATGGACAAATTCACTGTATGATAACATAATTCCTTTTT
This genomic interval carries:
- the glyQ gene encoding glycine--tRNA ligase subunit alpha; its protein translation is MTFQEIIRTLQDYWGAKGCVLGNPYDIETGAGTFNPNTFLMSLGPEPWKTAYVEPSRRPKDGRYGENPNRVYQHHQFQVIMKPSPGDIQELYLESLRLLGIIPEEHDIRFVEDDWESPTLGAWGLGWEVWLDGMEITQFTYFQQVGGLELEIVPVEITYGLERIALYIQDKSNVYDLDWTEDVKYGDMRYQYEFENSKYSFELANLDSYFKWFDEYELEAKRILDEGLVLPAYDFVLKCSHTFNVLDSRGAISTTERMAYILRVRDLAKKCAEIYVENRKKLGYPLLKKNK
- the ileS gene encoding isoleucine--tRNA ligase translates to MEKNDYGKTLNLPKTNFQMKANLPNKEPLMVRDWSKKNIYEKGLDFNKPSFILHDGPPYANGNIHIGHALNKVLKDIILKYKRLSGYNAPYVPGWDTHGLPIELKVSEELGDKMKTMSPLKIREKCTKYAKKWVNIQKEQFIRLGILGEWDNPYLTLAPEYEAKELEVFGELYKNGYIFKGSKPIYWSPVTETALAEAEIEYKDIKSPSVYVKMKAGQDVLDKLGLAKETFLVIWTTTPWTLPANVGICLNPEFDYGVYETEKGDFIFAKELAENAIKEIGITTSKLIKEFKGIDLEKLTYEHPFMDRIGTIITGEHVTADAGTGCVHTAPGHGQDDYVVGVRFKLPILSPINHKGILTEEAGPYAGLLYSEANKVISEDLLEKGIMLSYSEFVHSYPHDWRSKTPIIVRATPQWFVKTEGDSDLRQRALDLLDKVEFLPSWGRNRIGSMLESRPDWCISRQRTWGVHIPVFYVDEEVLFNQEILARVVGIVKEEGSAAWVKYSAEELIGEELLAKYDLVGKEIIKETNIMDVWFDSGVSHRSVLETRGKMLRRPADLYLEGSDQHRGWFQTSLLTSAGSTFDAPFKKILTHGFVNDGDGRKMSKSVGNTVSPEDVIKVYGADILRLWCASVDYRDDIKISDNILKQMAEAYRRVRNTARYILGNTSDFDPSVDAVSYDKLHEVDKWALHKLEVLKRQVTENYEKYEFYNLFQAIHYFAGIDMSAFYLDIIKDRLYTENSNSVDRRAAQTVMNEILVCLVKMVSPILSFTAEEIWTKLPEHDKDQESVHLTKWFENNDEYLNEELSSKWDNVIKLRKAVNKYLEKARQGQDRIIGNALDAKVLISTSDETLKKFIKENQELLEMVFIVSQLEYADETDETFVKDDEIELFVKVLHADGEKCERCWKYSQQIGENPNHPTLCPRCASVLGE
- the lspA gene encoding signal peptidase II, with product MYIYMIGIVMLVLIDQLTKFLVDNSMFLGDTLEIIPNFFHITYVQNRGIAFGVFQGKINIISVITVLAIILLLIYFIRTFKENKKIENVSYLLIVSGAIGNMIDRVFRGYVVDMIDFRGIWSFVFNMSDVYINIGVALIILDMFLKKDHKSEK
- the glyS gene encoding glycine--tRNA ligase subunit beta; the encoded protein is MRLLFEIGMEENPARFLVNALNSLKLNLEKKLKEKRIKYKEVKIYGTPRRLVVLVEDLLEKQEDLDVLNMGPAKRVAYDESGEISRAGMGFAKSQGVDPKNLEIIETKKGEYIAARKFSKGIETKKILPDLLKELVCELEFPKSMKWGDKNFRFARPIQWFLAICDNELVEFEIEGIKSSLESRGHRFFGEKFEISSVDDYLKKIRENNVIIDIEERKKMIKDMINQNCTKEDEQVLVHENLLNEVANLVEYPYPIVGTFNKDFLEVPQEVLIISMEVHQRYFPILDKNGKLLPKFVVVRNGISYSEKVKLGNEKVLSARLADAKFFYQEDLKKPFEDNIEKLKTVVFQKDLGTIYSKMERVSKIADLLIEKLGYAEDKKNIKRTISLCKADLVSNMINEKEFTELQGFIGADYALKNGEKETVAKGIEEHYFPRFKGDKLPTTKEGIVTGICDRLDTLVGCLGVGVVVTGSKDPFALRRASLAIVNIILNSKLNVSLKDLVEISIEILDEAGILKKDKKDLEKEVLDFLKQRVINVFSDLGYRRDVVLAVVKTSWNNVVDTEERIKVITEEMKDSKFKNVISIIKRVGNITKSHMDTEVNEELFKEKVETELYNFVNGLTISLERKLSDKDYRGYLEVVLSSEDIINEYFNNVMVNDKNEEIKMNRLSQLKKIDVIFREMAELNLIEL